The following proteins are encoded in a genomic region of Chloroflexota bacterium:
- a CDS encoding IS3 family transposase, which yields WRGREDLELATLEWVDWFNNRRLFSAIGYLPPAEYEATNGAILAPARAGTQ from the coding sequence TGGCGCGGCAGGGAAGACCTGGAGTTGGCAACCTTGGAGTGGGTGGATTGGTTCAATAACCGGCGTCTCTTCAGCGCCATCGGCTACCTGCCACCAGCGGAGTATGAGGCCACCAACGGTGCTATACTGGCCCCGGCAAGAGCCGGGACTCAATAA